A stretch of DNA from Yoonia sp. G8-12:
AGCCAAGGCGCAAAGCCCGGCCACGGGGGCATGTTGCCGGCGGCCAAGATCACACCTGAAATCGCCGAGGCCCGTGATATTCCAATGGGTGTCGATTGCGTTTCACCGGCCAGTCACAGCGCCTTTAAAGGGCCGATGGGACTGGTCAAATTTGTGGGTCAACTGCGTGAATTGTCGGATGGCAAACCTATCGGCTTCAAGCTCTGCATCGGGCACCGGCGTGAATTTATGTGTATCGTCAAAGCGATGCTGGAAACAGGCATTACCCCGGATTTTATTGTGGTTGATGGTACCGAAGGCGGCACAGGTGCCGCACCTTTGGAATTTGCCAACCATGTCGGCATGCCCATGATCGAAGGGCTGACTTTCGTGCATAACACCCTGCGCGGGGCGGGTATCCGCGACCGCGTCAAGATCGGGGCGGCGGGCAAGGTGGTCAGTGCCTTTGATATCGCGCGGGCGCTGTCATTGGGGGCTGATTGGTGCAACTCGGCCCGTGGGTACATGTTTGCCATCGGCTGCATTCAGGCGCAAGCCTGCCACACCAATCACTGCCCCGTGGGTGTGACCACACAGGATCCGATCCGGCAGAGAGCGCTGAACGTGAACGATAAGAGCAAACGCGTGGCGCGATTCCATGCAAATACATTGAAAGCCTTGGGCGAGATGGCGGCGGCGGCGGGTCTGGACGATCCTTGCGGCTTCTTGCCCTACCATTTCATGACCCGCAAAGGCGACGGGCAGATGACCGAAGCAGCAGATGTCTATACCTATCTGCGCGAAGGTTTCCTGCTTGATGATGGCACGGACAACCCGATCTACCGCGAACGTTGGGCGCGCGCCAATCCCAACAGCTTTGCCCCACCAGAGGCGGTTAACTAGGGCTATCGCTTTCGTGATCATCGGGGCGCGGCGGCGTGTCGCCCGCTGTGCGCATGAAGAGCGAAACGCGTGGCGTCGTCCCGGTTTCTGACCGCGAACGTGTACGCAAGACGGGTGTGTTTTCGGATGCTCCGCTCCGGCTTTCACGAAGAACAATATAAAGACCGCTTGCTATGATAATACCCGCGCCAATGGCCGTTGCCTGATCAATGCTTTCTTCAAAGAAGAGGTACCCAAAAATGCTGGCCCAAATGATCTGACTATATTGCATAGGCGCGATGATCGCCGCTTCGCCAGATTGATAGGCCGCAATGACAAGGCGGCTGGCAACCCACGCAAAGGCCGCAATAATCGCCAAAAGGCCCAAGTGCTCAATCGGCATCGGCTCATACACAAATGGCAGCGCGCAGGCCATCACGATGAAATTGATCATCATAGGGTAAAGCAGCATCACCACAGGCCGCTCGTCATGCCCGATCTTGCGCACCACGATTGATGCCAAGGATCCGCCGACCGCGGCTGCCAGGGCCGCCAGATGACCCAACGAAAGGTCCGTATCCCCCGGCCGCAATACGACCAGAACCCCCGCAAGGCCAACCAGAACGGCCAGCCAGCGGCGCAGCCTGACGGTTTCACCCAGAACGGGGATCGCCAGCACTGTGATCAATAGAGGAGCCGCAAAAAGGATGGCATAGGTTTGTGCAAGCGGCAGAACAGAGAAAGCGTAAAAGGCCGACACACCTGTCACCACGGCGGCAACCGTGCGCAGGGCAAGCCACCAAGGATGCACCGGCACGAGCGTGCCGGGTGACGCATCCCGCATCAACATCACCATCGCGAGCGGGAAACTCAGCAAAACGCTAAAAAAGACAATCTGGATGGGCGAATAAATCCCACCCAGAATTTTCACCACGACGTCATGCGTAGAGAATATGCCAAAGGCAAGCAAACCAAACAGCGCACCTTTGACATTCGGGGACATCAGACGCTTGCGTCCAACGCAGCCAGGATCACGTCGCCCATTTCTGTCGTGCTAAGTGGGGTGCCGCCTTCAGGCCCCATCAGGTCAGCGGTGCGTGCACCATCGGCCAGCACTTTCTCGATCGCGGCTTCAAGACGGTCGGCCTCGGCGCCTTCATCAAAGGAATAGCGCAGTGCCATGGCGAAACTGAGGATACAGGCAATGGGGTTCGCCTTGCCTTGTCCTGTGATATCAGGAGCGGAACCATGTACCGGTTCATACATCGCCTTGGGGCGACCGTTGGCCATTGGCAGACCCAGCGACGCAGACGGCAACATCCCCAGCGAGCCGGTCAGCATTGCAGCACAATCAGACAGGATATCGCCGAACAGGTTATCGGTCAGGATCACGTCGAACTGCTTGGGCGCACGGACCAGCTGCATGGCGCCGTTATCGGCGTACATGTGGCTCAGTTCTACTTCGGGATAGTCGGCGTGGACTTCGGTCACGACATCACGCCACAAGATACCGCTTTCCATCACATTGGCCTTTTCCATGGAGCAAACCTTCTTGCTCCGCTTCATGGCCAGATCAAAGGCTGCACGTGCCGCGCGTTCGATCTCGGCCTCGGTGTAGCGCTGGGTGTTGATACCCACGCGCATGTTATCTTCAATGTGAATGCCGCGCGGTTCACCAAAATAGACGCCAGAGGTCAGTTCGCGCACGATCATGATATCAAGACCGGCAACAATGTCTTTCTTCAGCGACGAAAAATCAGCCAGCGCGTCAAAGCACTGGGCGGGGCGGAGATTGGCAAAGAGATCCATTTCCTTGCGCAAACGCAGCAACCCGCGTTCTGGTTTCACGCTGAAGTCAAGGTTGTCATACTTCGGCCCACCCACGGCCCCCAGCAGCACGGCGTCAACCTCTTGCGCTTTGGCCATCGTGTCATCGTGCAAGGGTACACCGTGGGCGTCATAGGCCGCACCACCTACCAGATCTTCGGAAACATCAAATTTCAGATCGCGTTTGTCGCCGAACCAACCGATGATCCGCTTCACTTCGTCCATAACTTCGGGGCCAATGCCGTCACCGGCGAGGATCAGAAGAGAAGGGTTTGCCATTGTGTTGGTCCTTGCTTGATTTGGTTGCAAAGGCCCTAACGCGATGGGGCGTCAGGATCAAGATACCGCAGGCGGGGTTACCGGCTGATATCAACCCAGACAAGCCGATGCGGACCGGCGGTTAAACCATCGTCACCGATGAGAGCGCGGTCAGGATCATCCGGCGCGGGCCAGAAAACGCCTGCATCGGTGATGCGCCATTCCCGAGACGGCAGCACATAGCTGACCCGCAAGTCCCCCGGCCCATCCTCTGGCCAGCTAGCGGTTACCTGATCGGGTAGCGGGTCTTGCAGGGAACTAAGCGCCAAGAAATCCGTCATGGCCTGCCGATAACCTTCGCCCCCATTCGGATCAAGATTGGCATTTCCCGCGATAGCAAAACTGTCCGGGGCTGGACCAAGGCCACCCTCCAACACATGCGCCCACAGGCGCAGTTCATCACGGTTGCGCAGCCCGTTCATATCTTCCGGTCCGTCAAAAACGGGTGGTGTTGCATCAAATGCCATCACTGAAAGAGGAGGCCCACCTGGCACAGCGATCGGAACAATCCAATGCCCGTTCGATGACAAACGCAAGTCATCCAACACTGCGGCGCTGAGGAAGGGCGCATCTGCCAGTTGCGGCAGCGTTGCATCAGGCAGATCCTTCCAAAGCATATCAGATAGGTCCGTCACCTGCCCCGCCAATATCGGAAACCGCGATAAGATCGCCATGCCGCCATCGCCAGCGAACCGCCCGTACCCTTGGGCATCGCGCGCCTCACCCAGCCGCCCGTTTGAATTAAGATCAAGACCGGTTGCCAAGCCCGCATTGGGCCTCAAAGCAAACAAATGCGGGTAAGGTTTGGTGAAAGACGCGGCAAAAGCTGCGAGGGCAATGCCATCAAGATCATAGTCAAAATCTGTCAGGACCAGAATATCAGGCGCAACATGGGCAATAACTTTCTGAATGGCCATGATCTGTGTGTCATCGCCCGCTTGGATATCACGCAATAAAAGGCCCGGCCCATCACCGCTCAGTGGTGCTGCAAACGTCGCAACGCGAATTGTCTCGGCGTGGGCCATTCCGGCCGCGCCAACCACAATCAACACCTGCGTCCAAAATCCTAGCGATCGTGGGCTCTTCCGCGTTGCATCTGGATCATCTGCGCAACACGGCTGAGAGCCACTCCCCGCATCAGAATACTGGCTGGCAAAAATGCCCATGCAGAAACCGTCCAAATCAACGTCTGTGGATTGTCGAGGTTGATCGGCGTCCCCAATGACGCCACCAACTTCAAAATCGCTGGCACCAAGAAAGGCAACAAGAATCCTAAGATAATGTTAACGCGACCATCCCGCTGAAGGCGTCTGACAACATCACCCCCCGCCGTGGGATCAAATGTGGGCAGGTTGATCCAGACATTGAACGCACCAGTCCGGCGGGGCCAGCGGTAAAGCCGCAGCAAGATGATGAACCAGATGACTGAGAAGACCGAGATCAGATAGCTGAGCCCCGCCGCATCCCGCAGATGCTGAATAACCTTGGGATCCGTACCATCAGGCATCATCAGCACCATCAGGCGCACCGGCGAGTAAGGGAAATCAATTGTTGCGCCGATCACGCTCCCACTGTTCTGGAAATAGGTCGACGCGACACTGGGTGTTTCAACGCCTTTAAAAATCATCGCAAGGCAGAAGACCGTTGCGAAAAGTGCCGAGAAGCGAACTCTGTTAAAGGGGGCGCATCGCGGAATTCAACAAGACTGGGGCTGCTCGAGCTGTATTCAACGATCGTGAAAAGCGCGCCAAAGATCGCCACCAGTACAATAATCTGTGTGCTGTCTGATCCGCTGCTGGGCACAAGCGCATAGGGCATGACGACCAGCATCACGACCAGAATGGCCCTCACCAGTGCTGCAGGCAAACGAGATAACACTGCTCTTCATCCTCTACGGGGCTAACACAGTACGGGCGATATCCCGCCAGTGAACCCTCAACTATACCGATGGTTTTTCGTTGCTCAGTAATCCTGATCAAATCCTCCCGCACGCTTCAACTGATGGGGGCCAGAAACGCCTTAAAATTGATATTTTGGCGTGAGAGTGATGCCGGAATACCACCCCACTGGCGCAAATTGGCCGCGCCCGCCTGATTACAGACGCCCATGTCGTCACGACGGGCAAAAGAAAAGAAAAAGCCGCACCCGAAGGCGCGGCTCATCTCATTGGCTTAATTTGAAACTTAAACCCAAGGTCGGGCTGCTGCGGCCTTAGCTTCAAATGTGTCAATAGATGCGGCTTTTTCCATCGTCAAACCGATGTCATCAAGACCGTTCATCAGACAGTGTTTCTTGAAGGAGTCGACCTCAAAACTGAAGGTATCGCCATCCGAAGTGGTTACCGTCTGTGCATCCAAATCGATTTCAATGCGCGCATTCGAGCCCTTTTCGGCGTCTTTCATCAACACATCCACCTGCTCTTGCGGCAGCACGATGGGCAGGATGCCGTTCTTGAAACAGTTGTTGTAGAAGATATCCGCATAGGACGGCGCGATCACGCAAGTGATGCCGAAATCGGCAATCGCCCACGGCGCATGTTCACGCGATGACCCGCAGCCAAAGTTTTCGCCAGCCACCAGAATTTGTGTATCGCGATACTGCGGCTTGTTGAGGACAAAATCCGGGATCTCGTTACGGTCGTCATCATAGCGCATCTCGTCAAACAGGTTCACACCAAGACCAGAGCGCTTGATCGTTTTCAAGAACTGCTTGGGGATGATCATATCGGTGTCGATGTTGACCAATGGCATCGGTGCGGCAATACCGCTGAGTTTTGTGAACTTTTGCATTACATCATCTCCCGCACGTCGGTCAGTTTACCTGTGATAGCCGCTGCTGCTGCCATCGCAGGCGACATCAGGTGTGTCCGTCCGCCACGGCCCTGACGGCCTTCAAAGTTACGGTTGGACGTCGCTGCACACCGCTCGCCCGGCGCCAACTGATCGGGGTTCATCGCCAGACACATGGAACAGCCCGCAAGCCGCCATTCAAAACCGGCGTCGATGAAAATCTGCGCCAGCCCCTCTTCTTCGGCCTGAGCCCGCACAAGACCAGAGCCCGGCACGACCATCGCCCGCAACCCGTCTTTCTTCTTCTTGCCCTTCAGGATGGCCGCCGCCGCCCGCAGGTCTTCGATCCGACCGTTGGTGCAAGAACCGATAAAGACGGTGTCGATCTCGATTTCGGACAGGGGTGTACCCGGCTTGAGGTCCATGTAGTCCAGCGAGCGCTGTGCTGCACCGACCTTGCCACCGGTGAAATCACTGGCAGCAGGCACCACCGCCGTGATTGGCAGCACGTCTTCCGGTGACGTACCCCACGTCACAACAGGGGCGATATCTTCGCCTTTCAGTGTGATGACCTTATCAAAATGCGCGCCTTCGTCGGTGTAGAGCGTGCGCCAGTAGGCCTCAGCTGCTTCCCATGCGGCCCCTTTGGGGGCATGTGGGCGGCCTTTGCAGTATTCATAGGTCTTCTCATCAGGTGCGATCAAACCAGCACGTGCGCCACCTTCGATCGCCATGTTGCAGACGGTCATGCGCCCTTCCATGGACAGATCGCGGATCGCCTCACCGCAATACTCAATCACATAGCCTGTGCCGCCAGCAGTGCCGGTCGCACCGATCACGGACAGCGTGATATCCTTGGCCGTCACACCGGGGCGCAGTTTGCCGGTGATCTCGACCTTCATGTTCTTGGATTTCTTCTGGATCAGCGTCTGGGTGGCCAGCACATGTTCAACCTCGGATGTGCCGATACCGTGGGCCAGCGCGCCAAAGGCCCCGTGGGTCGCTGTGTGGCTGTCGCCGCAGACCACGGTCATGCCGGGCAATGTCCAGCCCTGCTCGGGTCCGACGATATGCACGATGCCCTGACGCACGTCAGACACGGGGTAGTAGTGAATGCCAAAATCCTTGGCGTTGGTATCAAGGGCGGCGACCTGAATGGCGCTGTCTTCGGTCATGTTCTTGGGGTCATCACGGCCCGGTGTCGTAGGCACGTTGTGGTCCGGCACGGCAATCGTCTTTTCCGGTGCGCGCACCTTACGGCCTGCCAAACGCAACCCTTCAAAGGCTTGCGGACTGGTCACTTCGTGGACCAGATGGCGGTCGATATACAGCAGGCAGGTGCCGTCTTCGGCTTCATGGGCTACATGCGCATCCCAGATTTTATCATAGAGCGTTTTGGGGGACATGGTCCTCTCCCGTATCAAAATGTCAGTGGTCGTCAGGCGTGCGGAAACAGCTATCGTTAGCCGCGGGCTAGGATTGTGCTGCGCGCACCAAAAAACCGCCAAGGCAGGCGGGCGCGATCATCCATGTCAAAAACCTTTTTCATGGGCCATCAGATACACAGGCTTGGCCTTTGCCGCAAGAGACTGTCACCACATCTCAATAGTAATTTCAGGTCTTACGTTGGCATCAGGTTATGTGCGCGCAACAGTAAATGCGTTATTCGCACCAGTTTCTGCAGCTATCACTTGATCGAAGGTCGCTTGCGCACCCTCAACCGTCAGGCCTGCGTTCAAAGTCACGTCGACACTGATGGCGTTCTCGATATCGTCAGGGTTCAGGCCCGACCCGATAATGAATATACGCGCGCCTTCGAAGCTCTGACCCTCAGCTAAGACTTCATCCTCTGCCAGGGTTACTTCGATATTATATCCAGGGGTCCCGTCATTGATTGTCCCTTCCGTAAGCGTCACCAGCAGATCCGCATCCATGAGGGCGGGGTCTGTGGTATCCAGCGTCAGGATAAGCTGATCGCCGGCACCGAAACCGTCGACAATTGCGACTGTTTGACCGTCATCACCAACATTGGCGAAGGAATAGAAGTTGCTGGCGTCCTGATCATCTTCAAGGAAGCCGCGACCGGTGACCATAATCAGATCATCATTGCCGTCTGTCCCGATTGCGCGGCCTTGCTCGCCCCACAGAAACATTTCATCGTCGCCACCCGCGCCGCGGATCAGATCCGTACCGGTATAGCCATAGATCACATCGTCACCACGCCCACCCCGCAGGATATCGTTACCTTCGCCACCGTTGATAACATCGTTATCAAGGCCACCGTCGATGGTATCGTTACCACCGCCGCCGTTCAGAATATCGTCGCCAGCACGCCCTTCAATAACATCTCGATCTGCGCCACCATTCACCGTGTCATTGCCCAACCCAGCATTGATGAAATCAAGCCCGCCACCACCGTTGATGACGTCATCACCATCAAATCCAAGGATCAGATCATCACCGTCTGTTCCTTCCAGCGGATCATCCGGATCAAGTGTACCGCGAATTTCGTTCCCGCTATCGTCATCGCCATCGTCATCGCCACCGATAAGAGGAACAAGCAGAGCGCCGCCTGCTAGCAAGAGAAGAATTATGCTGATGTCCATCAATATGTTCTTTCACAAAATAAATACCCTAGCAAAACACTAGCGCTACTCTGCCGCTGTCACAAGAATTCAAACTGGCACCAGAAGATAACGATGGCGTGGACAAGGAATACGCCACTTGCCCGCACCACACCTACATGCGACGCTATTGATCAGGATCAATACAACAGGATCGAAATGGCCCAACACACCAGTGCACCGACCACCCCAAGCGTGAATGAGTCTTTTCAGGCACCGCTGCAAGAGGTCATCAGTATCAGCACTGATCTGTTCACACAGGCGCAGGTCTTCATCGATAGCATGTTCCGCACCTGGAACCTCTATCAGATTCTGATGGCTTTGGCCGTTTTTGCCGTAGCGCATCTGTTGCGCGCCATTCTGGGGCCGCGCATTCGGGCCTGGATGGGATCGCGCGAGAATTGGCCAAAGTGGCGCATGCGGATTCTGGTGGTTGTCCACCAACGGCTCCGCGCGATTTTCTTTGTCGCGCTGATCTGGATTGTCGTTTTCGCGATGCGCGAAATCACATGGCCCAGCCGCAGCTATCTTCTTAGCGTGATTGGCACATTGGCGCTGGCATGGCTGCTGATCGTGTTTGCAACACGGCTCATCAAAAGCCTGCTCTTGCGCAGATTTGTCCGCTATGGCGCATGGACATGGGCGACCTTGCAAATATTAGGCCTGCTCGAGGTAGCCGAGCGTTTGCTGGACAGTATCGGGTTCCGTATCGGGGATATCCATTTCTCGCTGCTTTTGCTTGTTCAAGGCCTTGTTATTCTTGGTGTCCTGATTGCCGCCGCACGGTTCTTTACCACAACCACCACCAGCCGTATCAAAGCCAACGAAGACATCAGCCCGTCGATGCAAGTGTTGATCGTCAAAGGCGTGCAGATCGCGTTTTATGGCGCGGCCTTCTTTCTGGGTGTACGCGCGCTGGGAATTGACCTGACGGGTCTTGCTGTTCTGTCTGGTGCGATTGGTGTGGGTCTTGGTTTTGGTCTGCAAAAGGTTGTGTCGAACCTTGTGTCCGGCGTCATCATTCTGCTGGATAAGTCGATCAAACCCGGCGATGTGATCAGCCTTGGCGACACCTTCGGCTGGATCAATTCACTGGGCGCGCGTTATGTCTCGGTCGTCACACGCGACGGGCGCGAATATCTGATCCCCAACGAAGACCTGATTACGGGCCAAGTGGTTAACTGGTCTCACTCGAACGATTTCGTGCGCTTGGATATCAACTTTGGCACCGCCTACAGCGACAACCCGCATGAGGTGCGGCGCATCGCGATTGAAGCCGCCCAAAGTGTTGACCGCGTCCTGAGCGACCGGAACACGGTCTGCCATATCGTGGGCTTCGGCGATAGCTCGGTTGATTACCTGTTGCGGTTCTGGATCAGGGACCCGACGGGCGGCCTGACCAACATCCGCGGAAATGTCTATCTGGCACTCTGGGATGCCTTCGCAGAGCACGGCATCAGCATCCCGTTCCCGCAAAGGGAAGTGAAACTGCTGGAGAGCGAGCAGGTAAATGTGCGGATGGGGGATTAGAGGGCAAGGGGCGGCTTTGCGGGACCAAGCCGACTTTCACTGGCTTCTAGTCAACGTCTGCTCCATCAACTTTCACGTGCGTCCGACGTCAAAAGCTACCCCAAGTATATCTGCCCTGATGGATACTTCACGCGCGGAACACTCCGGGTTGCGAGGAAAAACCCGATGGCGAGAGGGCCAACGCGCCCGATAAACATCGTGAAGATAATTACGGCGCGTCCAAAACCGTCCAACTCGCCTGTCGCACCACGTGACAATCCAACTGTCCCGAATGCGGACGTGACCTCGAACGCAAGATCCATGAAGTTGCCGTCATGGCTAATCGAGACGATGAAAATTCCTGTCAGCACAAGCAACAGCGAGGTTGTCGTTAAAGCCATTACCTTCATGACTTCCTCCAATCCGATCGAGCGGCCAAATGCGTGAAGTACGGTTCGTCTGCGAAAGAAGGCGACGGTGGCCAGCAAAAGAACGGCCAGCGTCGTCACCTTGATACCGCCTGCCGTGGATGTGCTGCCACCGCCCACGACCATCAGCGTCATGGTCAGCATTGTCGAGCTGTCGTGCATGCCGCCCGTATTGACCGTGTTGAAGCCGGCAGTGCGTGGCGTTACACCCTGAAACCAGCTCGCCCATAGCTTTTCGCCTGTGGTAAGCGTGCCGAGTGTTTCTGGGTTGGACCATTCCAGCAAAGCAAATGCGACACCCCCCACACGATCAGCACCAGCGTGCCAACCAGCATCAGCTTCGTATGCAGGGTCAATTTAGCCCAATTGCGCTTTTGATAGATATCACCCAGCACAATGAACCCGATGCCACCGAAGATAAACAGCAACGGTATGGTGATATTGACCACAGGGTTGCCAACCCATTGCGACAAGCTGTCAGGATGCAACGCAAATCCGGCGTTGTTGAACGCTGATATTGAATGGAATACCGCCTGCCAGATGCCATTCCAGCCGTATTGAGGCACAAACACGAAGGCGAGGATGATTGCGCCAATTGTCTGGCACACCAGCGCGATCACGAGGATGATGCGCACGAGGACAGTCAGGTTCGATAAAGATGTCTGGTTGATTTCTTCGCGCAAGATCAAGCGCTGCGGCATGCCAACCTGTATCCCCAGCGCGCCCAGAACCAGAACAGCCGTGGTCATCAGACCGAGCCCCCCAAGCTGGATAAGGATCGCGATAACGGCTTGGCCAAAACCGGTGAACGCCGATCCTGTGTCGGCCAGCACAAGCCCCGTCACAGTCACGGCAGAAGTCGATGTGAAAATTGCCTCGCTCAAACCGATATCGCCGGTATGCGACACTGGCAACCACAGGATCATGGCGCCAACGATGATGAACACAATGTACGCCAGCACCAGAATGGCGGGAGGCGACAGGTTAATGGACTTCTTGGCCCCCAAGAAAATTTCAAGCGGCGCATCATCGTCATAGGCTACCAGCAAAGTCGCGCAGTTTCTTGCGTTGGCCCAGAAACAACAACAAATCATCGCGCTCCAACGTGCAATCGCTCCCATCCTGACCGAGAAATTCGGTCCCCCGCATGACGCCGATGCAGCGTAAGTCGAACTCTTCCGTATGTTTCAGGTCGGACAGGGATTTGCCCTCGAAGCTCTCGGGAATGCGGAAATTCACGACGTGATAGCCATTGCCCAGACTGACGTAATCACGAACCAACGGGTTATGCAGAACCTGTGCAATGTGTTGCCCTACCTCGACCTCTGGGTGAATAATGCGGTCGACGCCAAGCTTGCTGAGGATGCGGTGGTGTGTCTTGGTCGTCGCCTTCGCCCAGACGACGGGCACGCCGATCAGTTTGAGGTTGATCGCAGCCAGAATGCTGGCCTCGAGGTCCGACCCCATCGCCACAAGACCGATTGCGCAATCTGCCAATCCGGCCTCACGCAATGCCACGTCATCGCGCGCATCCACAATCATCGCTTGAGACAGATCTTCTGCGTGTCTTGCGACCCTGTGTTCGGCAATATCGATCCCGATGACGTGGTTGCCAAAACGCTGTAGTTCGGTGGCGACGGTGCTTCCGAAATTTCCAAGGCCAATGACGCCGAATGCTCGATTTTTGTGCTTTGCCATGATGTTATGATTGGCCAATCCATTTGTGTGTAAATTTGGTGTGTTCACTATTCGGTATGCGTCACCGAACAACGCGCGTGGACAGTATTCGTTCCGATTTATATTACTGTGAGTATGTGAAAGAGGATAGCCGGATCAAACCCATATAAAGACTGTTGTGGATTTCGTCAGGTCAGGTCCTGTGATGAATAAGCCACCGACAAAATGCCTCTGTCACAACTGCTTATTCGGCTATGCATAAACGACTGCCTTTGACTTTATGACAAGTCCCGCTGGAACCCCAACAGTTGTTGAATATTTCATCACTGGGGATAGCAGCCATTCGTGTGCAGTGCAGCATCAGTCAAAATGGGCTCTCCCGGCACCTTAGCCGTGCTGATCAAGAGCGGCTGCTTCAGGAAACCGCGCTTTTCGCTGCAACGCACACAAACTGGTAAGGCGCGGACGAAAAGAATCTTCGTCGTAGTTCCACGAACGTCGGCTTCAAAGACCAGAGACAAGTCATTTAACAAATGGAAAAAGCGCCAAAGTTCACACTTGAAGCCTGCACTTAAACCCAACAAGTATCATTCCGTGGTCGCTCTCACCTGCGCCGGTGTTTGCCCTGTCCAGGCACGAAACGCGCGGTGGAAGGCATTGGTGTCGCGGTAGGCGAGCAGGCTGGCGACCTGTTTGACCGACATGTCGCTATTGCGCAGGTATCTTAGCGCGAGAGATTTTCGCGTGTCGGTCAGAATGTCCTGAAAAGTAACGCCCTCTGCTTGCAGTTCCCGCAGCAGCCCCGTGCGGCTTTTCGACAGGCGTTCGCACACATAGGCAATCGACGGATCGCCATCGCCAATGGCCTCGATCAAGCAGGCACGGACGCGTTCTGGCATGCTGATTGCCGTATTGGCTTGCGCAAGTTGCAGCTTAAGATCCGGCTCGACGGAGGTCCAAAGGGCTGCGTTTTCTGACACCAGAGAGAGGCGCGCATCCGGTGGCGAATAGACAATCTCGGGATCGCCGATCAGTGGCATGATGCCGAAGACTTCAGCCAATTCATGCCGCTTTTCATCGGATACGTGGAAAAACACCTTTTCGGGCACAAGGCGCCTTGCCGTACAGGAACACGCCTTTTCATGTAAAAAGAGCAGGATTCCCGGCGCAAGGCACGCGGGGAAATCAGTGTTTTGCCGCAAGAGACGGATGGCGACACGCAAGCGGCCTCTGTCGTTTTTGACCGTCATCGTCATCGGACCGAAAACGTGTTTGAACTTTGCAAACCGTTCAAAACCGGTACGCAGGTCAGGGGCGCAAGACAAGGCAAAGAAAATCGGGGATGTTGCCCCATTGGCAAGGCCGCGACCTATGTGTGTTTCAATGTCGGTGCGCTTGGATCGCGCAACGATCGTATCCCAGATTTTGAAGAAGTCAGCTTCGGTGATACGGACGCCGTGACCGGTGGCAATGCGCTCGGGCAGGCCCGCGTCAAAGACAACGTCGCGGGGGTCCATTTCCATCAGTTTGCAGACGGCTCCGAACAGGATCGTTGTTGAATAGAGTGCGGTGTTGTCGTGATCCACGGCAGAGCCTCTTCGCCAATTTCTTACTTTCATTCGTGGCGGGTTTGCGGCGGGCAAGCAAGCCGTTTGGGACGATTTGCAAGTCTTTGGGACGAAGTGCAAGTTGCCGCGGGGCTTCCCCGCCATCACGGTCAAGGGAACGCTCATTGGAGGATTTTCAATGGAATTGACGGTAAACGGCGAAACGAAAACGGTTGCGCTGCCCGAGGACACGCCGCTGCTCTGGGTGCTGCGTGAAGGGCTGAACATCACAGGCGTCAAATACGGCTGCGGGATTGCCCAATGTGGCGCTTGCACCGTCCATATCGACGGAGAGG
This window harbors:
- a CDS encoding helix-turn-helix domain-containing protein gives rise to the protein MKVRNWRRGSAVDHDNTALYSTTILFGAVCKLMEMDPRDVVFDAGLPERIATGHGVRITEADFFKIWDTIVARSKRTDIETHIGRGLANGATSPIFFALSCAPDLRTGFERFAKFKHVFGPMTMTVKNDRGRLRVAIRLLRQNTDFPACLAPGILLFLHEKACSCTARRLVPEKVFFHVSDEKRHELAEVFGIMPLIGDPEIVYSPPDARLSLVSENAALWTSVEPDLKLQLAQANTAISMPERVRACLIEAIGDGDPSIAYVCERLSKSRTGLLRELQAEGVTFQDILTDTRKSLALRYLRNSDMSVKQVASLLAYRDTNAFHRAFRAWTGQTPAQVRATTE
- a CDS encoding potassium channel family protein, whose product is MAKHKNRAFGVIGLGNFGSTVATELQRFGNHVIGIDIAEHRVARHAEDLSQAMIVDARDDVALREAGLADCAIGLVAMGSDLEASILAAINLKLIGVPVVWAKATTKTHHRILSKLGVDRIIHPEVEVGQHIAQVLHNPLVRDYVSLGNGYHVVNFRIPESFEGKSLSDLKHTEEFDLRCIGVMRGTEFLGQDGSDCTLERDDLLLFLGQRKKLRDFAGSL